One genomic segment of Bradyrhizobium diazoefficiens includes these proteins:
- a CDS encoding DUF4286 family protein, which yields MPLAGKGMLLTSMNIDVSDEADFNRWYDREHLEERVAIEGFLEARRYVAHAANPKYLCLYSTATLDVLDSPAYRARLASPTDWSRQTMARFKDMLRVVARITISNGTGRGAALGVVRLRPGPDNAGSWRDALQEKLAPETRAGIISMHLLESEPELSGATAEIPAARNEGARDWFVLIDGTHVGAVSGIIAERFTGPAAAPFPLPISVGTYCLMWDLAKSDIAQS from the coding sequence ATGCCGCTCGCCGGGAAAGGCATGCTGCTGACGTCGATGAACATTGACGTTTCAGATGAAGCCGATTTCAACCGCTGGTATGATCGCGAGCACTTGGAAGAGCGCGTTGCGATCGAGGGATTCCTGGAAGCGCGGCGCTATGTCGCGCATGCGGCCAATCCCAAATATCTCTGCCTCTATTCGACCGCGACGCTCGACGTGCTCGACAGCCCCGCCTACAGGGCGCGGCTCGCGAGCCCGACCGACTGGTCGCGGCAGACCATGGCGCGCTTCAAGGACATGCTGCGCGTGGTTGCGCGCATCACCATCAGCAACGGCACGGGCCGCGGCGCCGCGCTCGGCGTGGTGCGGCTGCGGCCGGGACCGGACAATGCCGGCTCATGGCGCGATGCATTGCAAGAAAAGCTGGCGCCCGAAACACGCGCGGGCATCATCTCGATGCATCTGCTCGAGAGCGAGCCGGAATTGTCCGGGGCGACGGCGGAAATTCCGGCAGCGCGCAATGAAGGCGCGCGCGACTGGTTCGTGCTGATCGACGGCACGCATGTCGGCGCGGTCTCAGGCATCATCGCCGAGCGCTTCACCGGGCCGGCGGCAGCGCCCTTCCCGCTGCCAATCTCGGTCGGCACCTACTGCCTGATGTGGGACCTCGCAAAGAGCGACATTGCGCAAAGCTGA
- the pip gene encoding prolyl aminopeptidase gives MTPDADAAAAVKRADPFAPLTSDMLDVGDGHELYVESVGRADGIPAIYLHGGPGSGCQPDHRRLFDPDRFCAVLFDQRGCGRSRPKGSREHNTTAHLIADMEKIREKFGFERWMVVGGSWGATLALAYAEAHPERVAGIALRATFLGTRAEVETAFTSRLSQFYPALYEDFLSVLPPEERAHPVDAYWRRILDADPAVHGPAARAWHDTERALSEHKAAKTRLDLASLNVWRTLPAAPFMEAHYFVDDSFMSEDQLLRNAGRLEGIPGIIVQGRYDLLCPPETSERLAKVWPGSEIRIVEEAGHSLYDGGVRDAVMKSIADLASKTAR, from the coding sequence ATGACGCCTGACGCCGACGCGGCCGCAGCGGTCAAGCGCGCCGATCCCTTTGCGCCGCTGACCTCCGACATGCTCGACGTCGGCGACGGCCACGAACTCTATGTCGAAAGCGTCGGCCGTGCCGACGGAATCCCGGCGATCTATCTGCATGGCGGGCCGGGCAGCGGCTGCCAGCCCGACCATCGCCGGCTGTTCGATCCCGATCGCTTCTGCGCGGTGCTGTTCGACCAGCGTGGCTGCGGCCGCAGCCGTCCGAAGGGATCGCGCGAGCACAATACGACGGCGCATCTGATCGCAGACATGGAGAAGATCCGCGAAAAATTCGGTTTCGAACGCTGGATGGTGGTCGGCGGCTCCTGGGGCGCGACGCTGGCGCTGGCCTATGCAGAGGCCCATCCCGAGCGCGTCGCCGGCATCGCGCTGCGCGCAACTTTTCTCGGCACGCGGGCGGAAGTCGAGACCGCTTTCACCTCGCGCCTGTCGCAATTCTATCCTGCGCTTTACGAGGATTTCCTGAGCGTGCTGCCGCCCGAAGAGCGCGCGCATCCGGTGGACGCCTATTGGCGCCGCATCCTCGATGCCGATCCGGCGGTGCATGGCCCCGCAGCGCGGGCCTGGCACGACACCGAGCGCGCCCTGTCGGAGCACAAGGCGGCAAAGACGCGGCTGGACCTCGCTTCGCTGAACGTCTGGCGCACGCTGCCGGCGGCGCCGTTCATGGAGGCGCATTATTTCGTCGACGACTCCTTCATGAGCGAAGACCAGCTGTTGCGGAACGCGGGAAGGCTCGAAGGCATACCCGGTATCATCGTGCAGGGCCGCTACGATCTGTTGTGTCCGCCCGAAACATCCGAGCGGCTTGCGAAAGTTTGGCCGGGTTCCGAGATTCGCATCGTGGAAGAGGCCGGGCATTCGCTCTATGATGGCGGCGTGAGGGACGCGGTCATGAAGTCGATCGCGGACTTGGCTTCGAAGACCGCGCGATAA
- the pqqE gene encoding pyrroloquinoline quinone biosynthesis protein PqqE has product MSDVLGNVSPDVGDSLAVLEKSRSTAETFGIPLAVLLEITHRCPLQCPYCSNPVELDRSAKELTTDEWKKVLTELAEIGVLQVHFSGGEPTARKDLVELVKHASDAGLYTNLITSAVLLTREKLSALADAGLCHVQISFQGIEEGLADRVAGYKGGHRKKLEVAKWTRELDLPLTVNAVMHRQNLHQLPDIIQMSLDLDADRLEVANVQYYGWALKNRAALMPTVAQLDECTRLVEEARERLKGRLTIDYVVPDYYALRPKKCMGGWGRQFFNISPAGKVLPCHAAESITGLDFLSVRSNHSIAWIWQNSDAFNRYRGTGWMKEPCKSCEFREIDFGGCRCQAFALTGDAANTDPACALSPLHETIFKQAEAEAEGETSRFLYRNFAGGTLESGNDA; this is encoded by the coding sequence ATGAGCGATGTGCTCGGCAATGTTTCGCCTGATGTTGGCGACAGCCTCGCGGTGCTGGAGAAGAGCCGCTCGACGGCGGAGACGTTCGGCATTCCGCTCGCGGTGCTGCTCGAGATCACCCATCGCTGCCCACTGCAATGCCCCTATTGCTCCAACCCGGTCGAGCTCGACCGCTCGGCCAAGGAGCTGACCACGGACGAGTGGAAGAAGGTCTTGACCGAGCTCGCCGAGATCGGCGTGCTCCAGGTGCATTTCTCCGGCGGCGAGCCGACGGCGCGGAAGGATCTCGTCGAGCTGGTCAAGCATGCCAGCGACGCCGGGCTCTACACCAACCTGATCACGTCGGCCGTGCTGCTGACACGCGAGAAGCTCAGCGCGCTGGCTGATGCCGGGCTCTGCCATGTGCAGATCAGCTTTCAAGGCATCGAGGAAGGCCTCGCCGACCGCGTCGCCGGCTACAAGGGCGGCCACCGCAAGAAGCTCGAAGTGGCGAAATGGACGCGCGAGCTCGATCTGCCGCTCACCGTGAATGCGGTGATGCACCGGCAGAACCTGCACCAGCTGCCTGATATCATCCAGATGTCGCTCGATCTCGACGCCGACCGGCTCGAGGTCGCCAATGTGCAGTATTACGGCTGGGCGCTGAAGAACCGTGCCGCGCTGATGCCGACGGTGGCGCAGTTAGATGAGTGCACCCGCCTCGTCGAGGAGGCGCGCGAGCGGCTCAAGGGCCGGCTGACCATCGACTACGTCGTGCCGGACTATTACGCGCTGCGGCCGAAGAAGTGCATGGGCGGCTGGGGCCGGCAGTTTTTCAACATCTCGCCCGCCGGCAAGGTGCTGCCCTGTCACGCCGCCGAGAGCATCACCGGGCTCGACTTCCTGTCCGTGCGCTCCAACCACTCGATCGCCTGGATCTGGCAGAACTCCGACGCCTTCAACCGCTATCGCGGCACCGGCTGGATGAAGGAGCCGTGCAAGTCTTGCGAATTCCGCGAGATCGATTTCGGCGGCTGTCGCTGCCAGGCCTTTGCGCTGACGGGCGATGCCGCCAACACCGATCCGGCCTGCGCGCTGTCGCCGCTGCACGAGACCATCTTCAAGCAGGCGGAAGCCGAGGCCGAGGGCGAGACCAGCCGCTTCCTCTATCGCAATTTCGCCGGCGGCACTCTGGAATCCGGGAATGACGCCTGA
- the pqqD gene encoding pyrroloquinoline quinone biosynthesis peptide chaperone PqqD → MAGPRNISVSEASRPVLPRHAKLKYDETRKVWVILAPERVLAPDEIAVEVLQLCNGERNVGDVADQLAAKYAAPREAILADVIVMLQDLADKGFLTEAREKTS, encoded by the coding sequence ATGGCCGGGCCGCGGAACATCAGCGTCAGCGAGGCAAGCCGCCCCGTGCTGCCGCGGCATGCCAAGCTCAAATATGACGAGACGCGGAAAGTCTGGGTGATCCTGGCGCCGGAACGGGTGCTGGCGCCGGACGAGATTGCAGTCGAGGTCTTGCAGCTCTGCAACGGCGAGCGCAATGTCGGCGATGTCGCGGACCAGCTGGCGGCGAAATACGCCGCGCCACGCGAAGCGATCCTCGCCGACGTGATCGTCATGCTGCAGGATCTCGCCGATAAGGGCTTTCTCACGGAAGCCCGGGAGAAGACGTCATGA
- the pqqC gene encoding pyrroloquinoline-quinone synthase PqqC yields the protein MTALSIGKDITLNSAEELEATLRHIGATRYHSLHPFHKLLHGGKLNKGQVQAWALNRYYYQSTIPIKDAVVISRFRDRATRLEWRHRIEDHDGDIGSEGGIERWLKLTEGLGLDTAYVESTEGILPATRFAVEAYVHFCREKSPLEAIASSLTELFAPNLHEERISGMLEHYDFVNPDIMSYFKRRLAQAPRDAGFALDYVKAHATTPEQRALVCNALIFKTNVLWVQLDALYHAYVERHIPPGAFVPKAS from the coding sequence ATGACTGCACTTTCGATCGGCAAGGACATCACGCTCAACTCCGCCGAGGAGCTGGAGGCGACGCTGCGCCACATCGGCGCGACGCGCTATCACAGCCTGCATCCGTTTCATAAGCTGCTGCATGGCGGCAAGCTGAACAAGGGCCAGGTGCAGGCCTGGGCGCTGAACCGCTACTATTACCAGAGCACGATCCCGATCAAGGATGCGGTCGTGATCTCGCGCTTCCGCGACCGCGCCACGCGGCTGGAATGGCGCCACCGCATCGAGGACCATGACGGTGATATCGGCAGCGAGGGCGGCATCGAGCGCTGGCTGAAGCTGACCGAAGGCCTCGGGCTCGACACGGCTTACGTGGAATCGACCGAAGGCATCTTGCCGGCGACGCGCTTCGCGGTGGAGGCCTATGTGCATTTCTGCCGCGAAAAAAGCCCGCTGGAGGCGATCGCGTCCTCGCTCACAGAGCTGTTCGCGCCGAACCTGCACGAGGAGCGCATCTCCGGCATGCTGGAGCATTACGACTTCGTCAATCCTGACATCATGAGCTACTTCAAGCGCCGCCTCGCGCAAGCGCCCCGCGATGCCGGCTTTGCGCTCGACTATGTCAAGGCGCATGCCACGACGCCCGAGCAGCGCGCGCTTGTGTGCAATGCACTGATCTTCAAGACCAACGTGCTGTGGGTACAGCTCGACGCGCTGTACCATGCCTATGTCGAGCGCCACATTCCACCGGGCGCGTTCGTGCCCAAAGCGAGTTGA
- the pqqB gene encoding pyrroloquinoline quinone biosynthesis protein PqqB produces MLRVVVLGAGAGGGVPQWNCGCEGCRAARSRGHELYRTQASVAFSGDGEHWFLINASPDLRQQLNATPQLHPKAGALRHTPVAGVILTNGEVDAVAGLLSMREGSPFTVYAHEKVLAILKSNSIFNVLNEKNVRRQPIAIGEPFEPRLPDGARSGLEVLPFAVPGKSAWYLEGKAHPGGESGDGDTLGLKVTDKSTGKCFYFIAACAEVTDALKAEIDGAALVFFDGTVWQDDEMVRAGLGHKTGKSMGHIAMSGDDGVIARLADLTLDRKMFLHINNSNPALLPDTPEHKAVEAAGWQIPADGTEIVL; encoded by the coding sequence ATGCTGCGCGTCGTCGTCCTGGGCGCCGGGGCTGGCGGCGGAGTCCCGCAATGGAATTGCGGGTGTGAGGGCTGCCGGGCGGCACGTAGCCGCGGACATGAGCTTTATCGAACCCAGGCCTCGGTCGCCTTCAGCGGCGATGGCGAGCACTGGTTCCTGATCAACGCCTCCCCCGACCTTCGTCAGCAGTTGAATGCGACGCCGCAGTTGCATCCGAAGGCGGGCGCGCTGCGCCATACGCCTGTTGCAGGCGTGATCCTGACCAATGGCGAAGTGGACGCGGTGGCGGGCCTGCTGTCGATGCGCGAGGGCTCGCCCTTTACGGTGTACGCGCATGAGAAGGTGCTGGCGATCCTGAAGAGCAACAGCATCTTCAACGTGCTGAATGAAAAGAACGTGCGGCGGCAGCCGATCGCTATCGGCGAGCCGTTCGAGCCGCGATTGCCGGATGGCGCGCGCTCAGGCCTGGAAGTGCTGCCGTTCGCAGTACCGGGCAAGTCGGCCTGGTATCTCGAAGGCAAGGCGCATCCCGGCGGCGAGAGCGGCGACGGCGATACGCTGGGCCTGAAGGTCACGGACAAATCGACCGGCAAGTGCTTCTATTTCATCGCCGCCTGCGCCGAGGTGACCGACGCGCTCAAGGCCGAGATCGATGGCGCTGCGCTGGTGTTCTTCGACGGCACGGTCTGGCAGGACGACGAGATGGTCCGGGCCGGGCTCGGCCACAAGACCGGCAAGAGCATGGGCCATATCGCGATGTCCGGCGACGACGGCGTCATCGCGCGGCTCGCCGACCTCACACTCGACAGGAAGATGTTTCTGCATATCAATAACTCGAATCCGGCGCTGCTGCCTGATACGCCTGAGCACAAGGCCGTTGAGGCGGCCGGCTGGCAGATACCCGCTGACGGAACGGAGATCGTGCTGTGA
- the pqqA gene encoding pyrroloquinoline quinone precursor peptide PqqA — MAWKAPKIVEVPCGMEINMYVSATRK; from the coding sequence ATGGCCTGGAAAGCCCCGAAGATCGTCGAAGTGCCTTGCGGCATGGAAATCAACATGTATGTGAGCGCCACCCGCAAGTAA
- a CDS encoding DUF6894 family protein, whose product MPRYFFNTRIGDELIVDPDGEDLRNPDRAWEVARQMILEVLKSEGTQPALLEAVIEVTDDDGEIVLEFPFTEALLDIPDQSATRH is encoded by the coding sequence ATGCCCAGATACTTCTTCAACACCCGCATCGGCGACGAACTGATCGTGGATCCTGACGGAGAGGATTTGCGCAATCCCGATCGCGCCTGGGAGGTCGCCCGCCAGATGATCCTGGAGGTGCTGAAATCCGAGGGCACCCAGCCGGCGCTGCTGGAGGCGGTCATCGAGGTGACCGACGACGACGGGGAGATCGTGCTGGAGTTCCCGTTCACCGAAGCCCTGCTGGACATACCGGACCAGTCCGCGACACGGCATTAG
- a CDS encoding amidase family protein, with protein MQDLWRLSAADLATLIKSRKVSAREAAKAGLDRLDAVNPKLNAVIDHRPDDVFKQADAVDAAIARGEDPGVLTGVPVTIKANVDQEGFATTNGLKLQRDLIAREDNPVVANFRKAGAILLGRTNCPAFSYRWFTTNLVHGDTKNPRDALLTPGGSSGGAGSAVAAGIGHIAHGTDIAGSIRYPAYACGVHGLRPTLGRIPAFNPALPERPIGPQIMAVSGPLARTVNDLRISLAAMSARDIRDPWFVPVPLDGPAKPKRAALCLNPNGLATRPEVQAAVSDAGKRLERAGWTVEVIDDTPPMREAVEWQIKLWLGDGYEAQLEMAEREGDPGALACLRGNRSRVAPMDQANYAKALTRRATLTRDWMLFFEKYAVLLTPVSAELPFPDQLDRKDEASFKRVWEAQLPQIAIPFMGLPGLVVSTGLVGKAPVGVHIVSGRYREDLCLLAGEAIEAGGVPPSPIDPVG; from the coding sequence ATGCAAGACCTCTGGCGCCTGTCGGCCGCCGACCTCGCCACTCTCATCAAATCCAGGAAGGTGTCTGCCCGGGAAGCCGCCAAGGCCGGCCTCGACCGCCTCGACGCCGTCAATCCCAAACTCAACGCCGTGATCGACCACCGGCCCGACGACGTATTCAAGCAGGCTGACGCGGTCGACGCCGCCATTGCGCGGGGCGAGGACCCCGGCGTGCTCACCGGCGTGCCCGTCACCATCAAGGCCAATGTCGACCAGGAAGGCTTTGCCACCACCAATGGCCTCAAACTCCAGCGCGATTTGATCGCGCGCGAGGACAATCCGGTCGTCGCCAATTTCCGCAAAGCCGGCGCCATTCTCCTTGGCCGCACCAATTGCCCGGCCTTCTCCTATCGCTGGTTCACCACCAACCTGGTCCATGGCGACACCAAGAACCCGCGCGATGCGTTGCTGACGCCGGGCGGCTCGTCCGGCGGGGCCGGCTCGGCGGTCGCGGCCGGCATCGGCCATATCGCCCACGGCACCGACATTGCGGGCTCGATCCGTTATCCCGCCTATGCCTGCGGCGTGCACGGCCTGCGCCCCACGCTCGGCCGCATTCCCGCTTTCAACCCCGCGCTGCCGGAGCGTCCGATCGGGCCGCAGATCATGGCGGTTTCGGGCCCGCTGGCGCGCACCGTCAACGATTTGCGCATCTCGCTCGCAGCAATGTCGGCCCGCGATATCCGCGATCCCTGGTTCGTGCCGGTGCCGCTGGACGGCCCCGCAAAGCCCAAGCGGGCCGCGCTCTGCCTCAATCCGAACGGCCTTGCGACCAGGCCCGAGGTGCAAGCGGCGGTGAGCGATGCCGGCAAGCGCCTCGAGCGCGCCGGCTGGACCGTGGAGGTGATCGACGACACCCCGCCGATGCGCGAGGCCGTCGAGTGGCAAATCAAGCTCTGGCTCGGCGACGGCTACGAGGCGCAGCTCGAGATGGCCGAGCGCGAAGGCGATCCCGGTGCGCTGGCGTGCCTGCGCGGTAACCGCAGCAGGGTGGCGCCAATGGACCAGGCCAATTACGCCAAGGCGCTGACCCGAAGAGCCACGCTGACGCGCGATTGGATGTTGTTCTTCGAGAAATATGCGGTGCTGCTGACGCCGGTCTCCGCCGAGCTGCCGTTCCCCGATCAGCTCGATCGCAAGGACGAGGCCTCCTTCAAGCGGGTCTGGGAGGCGCAGCTGCCGCAGATCGCGATTCCCTTCATGGGCCTACCAGGCCTCGTGGTCTCCACCGGCCTCGTCGGCAAGGCGCCGGTCGGCGTGCACATCGTGTCCGGCCGCTATCGCGAGGACCTTTGTCTCCTCGCAGGCGAGGCGATCGAGGCGGGCGGCGTGCCGCCGTCGCCGATCGATCCCGTGGGTTAG
- a CDS encoding glutathione peroxidase, protein MSVIYHFKANSLAGEEVPMRRFEGQVLLIVNTASKCGFTPQYRGLEDLHRDLSPRGFSVLGFPCNQFGAQEPGQASEIQAFCSTNYDVTFPLFEKIDVNGPKAHPLYEYLKRQQSGLLGSSIKWNFTKFLVNRAGRVIARYAPTARPEGLRNQIETLL, encoded by the coding sequence ATGTCTGTCATCTACCACTTCAAGGCCAACTCGCTTGCCGGCGAGGAGGTGCCGATGCGCCGCTTCGAGGGACAGGTGCTGCTGATCGTCAACACCGCGAGCAAATGCGGCTTCACGCCGCAATATCGCGGGCTCGAAGATCTGCACCGCGATCTGTCGCCGCGCGGCTTCTCGGTGCTCGGCTTTCCCTGCAATCAGTTCGGCGCGCAGGAGCCGGGGCAGGCGAGCGAGATCCAGGCGTTCTGCTCGACCAATTATGACGTGACCTTTCCGCTGTTCGAGAAGATCGACGTCAACGGACCGAAAGCGCATCCTCTGTATGAGTACCTGAAGCGCCAGCAATCCGGCCTGCTCGGTTCGTCCATCAAATGGAATTTCACCAAATTCCTGGTGAACCGTGCCGGCCGAGTGATCGCGCGCTACGCGCCGACCGCGCGGCCCGAGGGCCTGCGCAATCAAATCGAAACACTGTTGTGA
- a CDS encoding DUF3297 family protein, whose amino-acid sequence MSDEFPDRLSVDPNSPYYNADILARDVGIRFKGIEKTNVEEYCISEGWVRVTAGNAKDRHGNPLTIKVHGPVEPYFRDKK is encoded by the coding sequence ATGAGCGACGAATTTCCCGACCGCCTGTCGGTCGATCCGAACAGCCCCTATTACAACGCGGACATCCTGGCGCGCGATGTCGGCATCCGCTTCAAGGGTATCGAGAAGACCAATGTCGAGGAATACTGCATCAGCGAAGGCTGGGTCCGCGTCACCGCCGGCAACGCCAAGGACCGCCACGGCAACCCGCTGACCATCAAGGTGCATGGCCCGGTGGAGCCGTATTTTCGGGACAAGAAGTAA
- the tarD gene encoding D(-)-tartrate dehydratase — MSVRIVDVREITKPISSPIRNAYIDFTKMTTSLVAVVTDVVREGKRVVGYGFNSNGRYGQGGLIRERFAARILEADPKSLLNASGDNLDPDKVWGAMMTNEKPGGHGERSVAVGTIDMAVWDAVAKIAGKPLFRLLAERHGVTADPRVFVYAAGGYYYPGKALSMLRAEMRGYLDRGYSVVKMKIGGAPIEEDRTRIEAVLKEIGRDAQLAVDANGRFNLETGIAYAKMLRDYPLFWYEEAGDPLDYALQAALAEFYPGPMATGENLFSHQDARNLIRYGGMRPDRDWLQFDCALSYGLCEYQRTLDVLKTYGWSPSRCIPHGGHQMSLNIAAGLGLGGNESYPDLFQPYGGFPDGVRVENGHITMPDLPGIGFEGKSDLYKEMKALAE, encoded by the coding sequence ATGTCCGTCCGCATCGTCGACGTCCGCGAGATCACCAAGCCGATCTCGTCCCCGATCCGCAACGCCTACATCGATTTCACCAAGATGACGACGAGCCTCGTCGCCGTCGTCACAGATGTGGTCCGCGAGGGAAAACGCGTCGTCGGCTACGGCTTCAACTCCAACGGCCGCTACGGGCAGGGCGGTCTGATCCGCGAGCGCTTTGCCGCACGCATCCTCGAAGCCGATCCGAAGTCGCTCTTGAATGCTTCCGGCGACAACCTCGACCCCGACAAGGTCTGGGGCGCGATGATGACCAACGAGAAGCCGGGCGGCCATGGCGAGCGCTCGGTCGCGGTCGGCACCATCGACATGGCGGTGTGGGATGCGGTGGCGAAGATCGCGGGCAAGCCGCTGTTTCGCCTGCTCGCCGAACGTCACGGCGTCACCGCCGATCCGCGCGTGTTTGTCTACGCCGCCGGCGGCTATTACTATCCCGGCAAGGCTCTCTCGATGCTGCGGGCTGAGATGCGCGGCTATCTCGATCGCGGCTACAGCGTCGTGAAGATGAAGATCGGCGGCGCGCCAATTGAAGAAGACCGCACCCGCATCGAGGCGGTGCTGAAGGAGATCGGCAGGGACGCGCAGCTCGCCGTCGACGCCAACGGCCGCTTCAATCTCGAGACCGGCATCGCCTACGCAAAAATGCTGCGCGACTATCCCTTGTTCTGGTACGAGGAGGCCGGCGATCCCCTCGACTACGCGCTGCAGGCCGCGCTCGCCGAATTCTATCCCGGCCCGATGGCGACAGGCGAGAATCTGTTCAGCCACCAGGACGCCCGCAACCTCATCCGCTACGGCGGCATGCGCCCCGACCGAGACTGGCTGCAATTCGACTGCGCGCTGTCCTACGGCCTGTGCGAATATCAGCGCACGCTGGACGTCCTGAAGACCTACGGCTGGTCGCCCAGCCGCTGCATCCCGCATGGCGGCCACCAGATGTCGCTCAACATCGCAGCCGGCCTCGGCCTCGGCGGCAACGAGAGCTACCCCGACCTGTTCCAGCCTTACGGCGGCTTCCCCGACGGCGTGCGCGTCGAGAACGGCCACATCACCATGCCGGATCTCCCCGGCATCGGCTTCGAGGGCAAGTCGGATCTCTACAAGGAGATGAAGGCGCTGGCGGAGTAG
- a CDS encoding DUF418 domain-containing protein: protein MTSDSAAISKPTPSADRIEAIDVLRGIALFGVMAVNVVMEFRVSIFEQFLGPRTPVSPIDRAIETILTEAIELKAFALFALLFGAGLAIQFDRLAISEHRTALLLRRLVVLLVFGVVHLCLIWNGDILTEYALAGFVVLPFLFAPRWLLALAALVFLALYLAMQAFPPAGLFPSRAAIWQDVMDANRIYATGGFLDVLAFRLREIPLIASLHAFVFLRTVGLFFVGALAWRSGVVQNTRVLFAIALPAIGLGAALLHIGIEPLGTVLLALGYGAAILGIAHFERGKRLLGWAAPLGRMAFTNYVAQSVIFGWIFYGYGLGLFGRLGITQSLAIGIAVYAMQVLFSAWWLRHHRYGPLEWLWRTLMYGVRQPMMLAEAMAVR from the coding sequence ATGACCTCCGATAGCGCCGCAATCTCCAAGCCGACGCCGTCCGCGGATCGAATCGAAGCCATCGACGTTCTGCGGGGCATCGCCCTGTTCGGCGTCATGGCGGTCAACGTCGTGATGGAATTTCGCGTTTCGATCTTCGAGCAGTTTCTGGGTCCGAGGACGCCTGTCTCGCCGATCGATCGCGCCATCGAAACGATTCTGACAGAGGCTATCGAGCTCAAGGCATTCGCGCTGTTTGCGCTGCTGTTCGGCGCAGGTCTTGCCATTCAATTCGACCGGCTCGCGATCAGCGAGCACCGGACTGCGCTGCTGCTGCGCCGGCTCGTTGTGCTGCTGGTGTTCGGCGTCGTTCACCTGTGCCTGATCTGGAATGGCGATATTCTCACCGAATATGCGCTGGCGGGGTTCGTCGTGCTGCCGTTCCTGTTTGCTCCGCGCTGGCTGCTGGCGCTTGCCGCGCTGGTGTTTCTGGCGCTGTATCTGGCCATGCAGGCCTTTCCGCCGGCCGGATTGTTTCCGAGCAGGGCCGCGATCTGGCAGGACGTCATGGATGCCAATCGCATCTACGCGACGGGCGGCTTCCTCGACGTGCTGGCGTTTCGCCTGCGCGAAATTCCCCTCATCGCCTCCCTGCACGCATTCGTCTTCTTGCGTACGGTCGGGCTGTTTTTTGTGGGCGCGCTCGCCTGGCGTAGCGGCGTGGTGCAAAATACCCGCGTCCTGTTCGCCATCGCGCTCCCCGCGATCGGTCTCGGCGCGGCCTTGCTCCATATTGGTATCGAGCCGCTCGGCACCGTTCTGCTGGCGCTGGGCTATGGCGCCGCCATCCTCGGCATCGCCCATTTCGAGCGCGGCAAGCGGCTGCTCGGCTGGGCCGCGCCGCTGGGCCGCATGGCCTTCACCAACTACGTCGCACAATCCGTCATCTTCGGCTGGATCTTTTACGGCTATGGCCTCGGCCTGTTCGGGCGGCTCGGCATCACCCAGAGCCTCGCCATCGGCATCGCTGTCTACGCAATGCAGGTGCTGTTCAGCGCATGGTGGCTGCGCCACCACCGGTACGGCCCGCTCGAATGGCTGTGGCGCACGCTGATGTACGGGGTGCGGCAGCCGATGATGCTGGCAGAGGCGATGGCGGTGCGGTGA